Part of the Lolium rigidum isolate FL_2022 chromosome 6, APGP_CSIRO_Lrig_0.1, whole genome shotgun sequence genome, CCGGCCCGCTGTACGTGCTGCTATCATTCGCAGTTCACGGACTGACGCCGGCCAGCGATTCTGCTTCATCTCCCGGACCCCGGCTGTCCCGGAACCGGCCAGGTGAGGACAACTAAGGTATGTTCAGTACTTCAATTTCCTTTCACTCCTCTTCCTGTGATTCTGTGAATTCAATTTACATGCGAAGATTTTGTTACAAAGATCATGCCAAAATGGAATAGGGAGTTGGGAGATTAGAAAATGAGATTGGTATATTTTGACTGATGTATTTGCTGGATTTTTTCTTGCATGAAAGAACGGCACTAGAGAAGGAGAGTTAGCCTTGGCCTCTTGCTAATGCTGGCTTTTTGCATGCCTCCATGTGTATGCGCTGCAACTGCAAGCTGCACTGGTGTTGCTGGCTGGAATTGCATGTTGCTTGTGCATTGCTGTTGGCCTTGGCTTTTGGCTGTTGCTGGCTTGCTACATGCCTACATGTGCATGTGCTGCTATGCCAAATATATAAGCCTGATTTTTTCTGCATACTAAATTATTTGTTTATTGCTGCACTTCTAAGTAAACATTTATTACTATGTATCTTCAGATACCAGACATTGAGCCAACCAGCGGTTCTCAACCGGTGAAAACTGAGTTGACAGCCTCACTGGTTCAATCACCCGGTCTGTTTTCTTCAAAGTATGGTTTCCTGCTGTTGTGTACACTTGTTGGCAATCAAGATGACACCAGTGTGCTGTGAGATGCTAACGACTCTAGATAAATAGCAAGTCTACGAACGCTAACAGTAGTCGCacggtcatcgtcgtcgtcgttggaGCAAATGGGCCTGGGGCTACCATGTTACTGGCGGTTCCCGTCGGCAAGACGCGGAGGGTTAAAACCCATCATCCTTAGTGTAAAGTAAGAAATTGAAAAACATACCATCCTGCATTTATTCGGGAAGCTTCGGTTGTGTGTAGGCTGAAAATGACCAGTTTCACAAGGAAGCTAATCTCAATGTACTACTAACTTCTGTTTTCATTTCTCAAAATTCTATATATGTGGCCTACAAAGCTTGAGCGCTTTGAACTTGGGATGAGCAGGTTGCTACAAAGTGAACCGGTGAACAAAAGATAATTATGAACTTGCTAGCAGCTGACCTATTCTTGATAACAACAAAGATTATCATATTAAAATGATAGCGACTTTATGTTTCAAAAGGGAGAAAAAGGAAAGTAGAGATTGCAACCTTTATGACTTTTTTAGATTCCTCCACTTGCTAATGTTTTTTTCTAATTTCTATAGGCAGGTCTACACTCGTAATTATCTTTTTCTATTATGCAGGATGCCGAGCACGACTTTGTGGGACTAACGATTGAAGTTTGTGTTGTTTCTTCATGCTAGTGGCAATACAAGTGTccataaaacaaaacaaagatTCTTCTAATAATTGTGAATAGCTTGTTAAAAATTTAGAGGCGTAGCATGCATCACCTAACATGAAAAGCAATCACATCAAGATCACATCGAGATTGTTAGTGGGGTGCAGTCTCTATTAGGAAAAACACCTTTCATAATCCATGTCACATGGTCAGTTTGGAAAAACCATCGGCTAAATTCACAACTAGAGACATTATTACTATTAATCACCCATGGTGTAAGTGCAAACTCTTGAGTGGAGTCGATGTCACCTAATTAGTCATTATACATGAGGACTAGGATCAGGGATTAAAATTTCAACAATATTTCACTAGGTtctgaatatacttctcctgaATTTTTTGAACCAGTTTCAGACCAACTGAAATGAAATTCAATTTTAGTTAAATTTAGTTTGAATTTGATAAAATCTGGATGATACAATTCTAAAACAAGTTTTGATCTGGAAATCTCGAAGACTTGGGTGGGTCGTATCGAAAATCAACACCCTTACTAGGGTATACACTTGAAACCTACTCGTACATACATATATTGGATAAATTTGAAGATAATATGTCGCAGTATTCTGTTAGTAGAATAATATCTTGTCAATGTTATCATGATGAGGCGCACTGTGGCCCGCGTGGTGCATGCTCTTTGTGGAGCCCGACACGAAGTTTCCGATCCATTGTGTGAACATTTCTTAGAAGGCTACAAGGAAGCATCTTTTCTCGGTGGAGGAGTTCTATATACTGTCATTGCAACAGCCCCTTCACCAGCACCTGTGCCATCTTTCTACTGAAATCTCAATTCACGCATAGTTCTTCGCTTGCATTGCACTAAACTGGTTCCAAGAGTGGCGACGGTCCTGCGGCTAGTTGCCGATGGAGGCCGTGGTGGCGAGCGCTGTGACAGGAGCGATGCGGACGCTCCTGCCCAAGCTTGGCGCCTTGCTGGGAGAGAAGTACAAGCTTCCCAAAGGCGTGAAGAAGGAGATCGCCTCCCTGTGTGACGAGATGAGCAGCATGAAGGCTCTGCTCGTGGAGCTAGCCAAGATGGACGGTGAGCTCGACGCGCAACACAAGGCgtggcgggacgaggtgcgcgaCCTGTCCTACGACATGGAGGACTGTGTCGACACCATCACCGATGACCTTGATTGCGCTGGTGCCAGGGCCTTGTCGCTGAACATGATTACGACACTGATGGCGGCACACAAGATAGCCGGTCAGATCAAAGGACTCAAGTCCCGGGTGGTGGAAGCAGGCAAACGCCGTGATCGATATAAGCTCGGTGAGCGAGCTGGTGCTTCTTGTCGGAGCCCCGTGGCTATTGACCCTCGTCTGTGTGCACTCTATTCAGTGTCTGACAGACTTGTGGGCATAGATGGCCCCAAGAACAAGCTCATGGAGCTGTTGAGAGCAGAGCAACATGGCGCACGGGCGCTTAAAGTTGTGGCTgttgttggatttggagggatggGGAAGACAACTCTCGCTACCCAAGTCCATGAGAAGGTTGCAGGTCAATTCGACTGCACGGCTTTAGTGTCGGTATCTCAAAATCGAAGGATGAACGAGATCTTTTCGGAGATACTCTCAAAAGTTGGGGACTCGGTCCCTTCATGCTTAACTGATGAGCACCAACTCATCTCCCGACTGAGAGCACAACTCAATGACAAAAGGTATGCTCGCCTGACACTACCTATTCAGCTATAACACAGTATAATTAGCTTGAGTACACTCTAGCAAGAAATACTGTAGGAGTAACATATTTGAGTCTCTCCATCTTCGCTTTTATCACCATTTGGACAACTTTCTGACGCAACTACAGTTCTTACTTTACCATGTTATAATTgtctttaattttatattagttgtTAATGCCTGGCCTGTACAATGATACGGATGTATTAGTCATACTCATAGGACAGTGTAGATCAAGGACAGATAAAAGCAGACTATGTATTATGTTTCCAATTTAGTCTAAGTACGAAGGCACTGTTGTACTGCAGGTCTGATTTGAAGAATAATTAATTGCCTCCCTATTTAATTATAAATTGAAGTATTTTCACCTAGATAGTTACATAATCAATCATGAGCTGAAATTTATCAAATATTACTTACACCGTGATCAAAATTCAGGCTTAATTCACACTTTTTTTGTTAGAAATTTGTCAACTGTTCATTAATGTACGGCAATCGTCTGCTTTTGAGAGAATTTCACGCAATGACTCAAATGGCTAGAGATTAGCCCATGTCTTACTGGTTCACTTGCGAGCAACTTTTGTCACCACACACATGTGGTCTCTGTTAGTCTAAGGGACAAAAATCCTACGTGTATTTTTAGGATCTAGAATGTGCAATCTACCGATtacatatttaaaaaaaattctcagCAGAAACTGCACAACCAAACATACGCAATTTCAGACTTTAGGTGCAACCTATGCAATAGAATACGTAAAACCAAACTATGCGCTTCAAAATATGCAACTACAAAATCACATATTTGCAGTTGGAAGTGTCAAACTGTACATGCAGATTCCCAAATGATTTTTTTAAATATTAGACGGTACATAATTTTTGAAAATGCACAAAATATACCAATAACAAAATTCTCACAATAATCATTCTAGTGCACGGCAAATAAAATTTAGGCAATGTAGCCCTCTAAAACATACCAAACAACACTGAATAATAGTCTACCGCTGTATTAAATAATACTCGCCAAAGACTTCACAAAGCTGAATATCTTACTGTATACTCATTCATTGAGCTACATTATTTCACCAACATGAATAAATGAACATGTAAGGCTAATGAATATATACTAACTATTACACACATACATGTATAATAGGAAATACGAATGCATAGTTTAGAAAAAAGTATGTAAAGATATATAGGTGTACATACTGCAACGCGTGCATTCATATATAGATATTACGAGTTATCCACAAAGTACACCTTTGAAGTCTTAGTAATTTTGTTTGATTATTCGATATACACTAAAGTAAACCCTAGTTAGTGAGTTCTAGAGCCAAAACAGCACACTCCCACTGTTACTTTTAGGAAGCCACATTCATACATAGATAGAAAAACTACGTTTTTACTTAAATTTGGAACAACTTTTAGTTCTTTTCGGAAAGGGAAAATAGTCTTGGCCTCTGCATCAACTGATGCAAAGTTTCAGAGTTTGGAGATAAATTTTACATCTCTTGGTGGGTATCCATTAACCAGcgaaataaaagaaaatagtGCCTATGCATCTTATAATCTCTTAGAAAACAGCCAGTCACCCTGGTTGTAGATATCCCGAGCAACCATCTCCAGAcgggtgcatccagaaaccatactCACCCGCTATGCCTCCGGTAGAAAAAAGGATCAGTCGTGGGTCCAAAGCGGAACCATACGGATAACCTGTAAAAAGTGAGCATTTGTACTCTTATTAAACACTATATGTATCATCCATATAGCCCAAGTTAAATCACTTGTCACAGCTTTAAATAAAGTATTTAAGCTTCACTAAAGCATCGGTGAGGATCCTATGGTGTTTTTGAGTATGACAGCTTCTATTTTACATGATTTCATAGGTACCTTATAGTCATTGATGATTTGTGGACAATAGAAGCATGGGACACTATCAAATGTGCCTTTGTGGAGAATAGTCTTGCTAGTAGAGTTATAGCTACTACCCGTATCGAAGGTGTAGCTCAGGCATGTTGTTCTGATTTCGATGGCCATGTTTACAATATGAAACCTCTTAGTGATCTTGACTCAAGGAGATTATTTCATAGAAGAATTTTTCCCTCTCAAGATGATTGTCCTGAGAAACTGAAGGATGTATCTACAGAAATTTTGAAGAAATGTGAAGGAGTTCCATTGGTCATATTCAGTGTAGCCAGCATTTTGGCTAGTCAGAAAGAGGTACATTCAAAGGAATTATGGGAGAACATAAAAAATTACCTTGGTTTCCAATTGGCGCAGAACCCTGATATACATTTGATGAGACATGTGCTTAATCTGGGGTACATTAATTTACCTCTAGACCTTAGGACATGTATGCTATACCTTGGTATATTTCCAGAGGATTCTAAAATAATGAAGGCTGAGTTGGTGAAGAGATGggtagccgagggtttcgttactGGACATGGTTACAGTCCGGAGGAGATAGCAGAACATTTCTTCAACGAGTTGATCAACAAAAACATGATCCAAATAGCCGAGTTAGATGATTGCGGGCACGTGTTGTCTTGTCGGGTGCATGACATAATGCTTGACTTTATCATAGTGAAGTCCACAGAAGAAAATTTCATCACTGTGATTAAGGGATCCCCTGCAGTTAGTGATCCACCGTGCATGAAAGGACATTTGCATGCTCGCCGGTTGTCCCTCCAATTCGGAACGTCAGAAGGCAAAAAGGACTTGCTGGGAAGCATGGCTCTCACCAAGGCCAGATCATTCAGCTTTTGGGGTCCGGTTCAACGGATGCCTTCTCTAACAAGTTTCCAACAGCTGCGAGTTCTGCACATTGACGCATGTGGTTCCAGAAATGAGCAGTATGACATGTCTCCCATATGCATCTTTACCAAGctgaaatatctgaggatcagagGCATTGGCTGCAAGAAACTATTGACCCAACTCTGGAAATTAAGAAATCTGAAGACATTGGAGATTGTTGGCGACGACATCAGAGATTCCTTACATCTGGAGCAGTTACCCACGACGTTGTCGCATCTGACTGTTCCTCACACCATGCAGCCGGTCGGCAAGATCAGCAGGTTGCTTGCCCTCCGCACTTTGGGCGAACTCAGCATAGATATCAAGGATGTGAAGAACATCAAAGGTCTCGGTGATCTGTGTGACCTGAAGGAGCTGAAGCTAGTGCTACGTAGAGGCATCTCCAAAGAAGCTTGCAATGATCTTGCTCCCTCCCTCTGCAGACAAGGAAGGCTCCAGTCCCTAACAATCCGCATGTATGGATCACTGGAAACTGATGATGTCCTGGCCTGCTGGTCACTCCCTTCACACAATCTTAGGAGGCTACATGTGCTGGGACTCCCTTTCTCCACAGTCCCTCAAGATTTGGTCGGACACCTCGACAACCTCAGAAGCTTGAAAATTCATGTTTCTTTTCTGCCGAGGGATGGCGCTGAGGTTCTCGCGAGGCTCACCTTACTGGTGCACCTTACACTGCATGTTAAGAAGCATGTTCATGAGGAACGTGTTGTCTTCCGCACCGCGTCTTTCCCAAATCTGCAGGATTTCGTGTTCAGGTATGAAGAGGTCTGCCTCGTGTTCGAGGCGGGGGCTATGCACAAGCTCCAGAGCCTCACTGTGGAGTGCTACGAAGAAGCAGAACGGCATGCTGGCGAGTTACTTGATGGTATCGTACGTTTGGGAAGCCTCGTGTCATTCAAGGCGATTTTTTACAAGAAGGAGAGGAAAGGAGACTGTATCATTTTGCAGTCTGCACGAACAGGTAATGCTAGTTTCCAGTCCTATGCTCCACCACAGCCTAAATTCTGGGACCGAGACAGTCTGGAGGCTCAGCTCAGGAAGGCGATAAGCAAGCATCCGGGGACTTCTCATGTTTGCACTCAATCCGTGTAAACATTGTACACTACTTTTCCATTCTTTCAACTTTGTATCCCTTGTTACTTCTTCCCACTTTTGTTTAAACGTGGGAAGAAATTAGATGTAACCGATAACTTTACTCGTTCCCATTGTCACCGCGTTGGTACTAATCTGAACAACTGTATTCTTCCCGCGTTGGTACTAATCTGAACAACTGTATTCTTCTGTTCAGTAAAGTAAGACTGTTTAAATATTTTAAATTGGACTAAATACTAACCAAAAGAAATAAATAGATACAATAAAATGATCATATACGGGCCAAAGTGAGTGAATCTACAAAACACTAAAATGTCTTACATTAGTGAATAGGGGAGTATATCACATTCGCTTATCTGGAGGGTACGCATTTATATTACAACTATGA contains:
- the LOC124666664 gene encoding disease resistance protein RGA5-like, translating into MEAVVASAVTGAMRTLLPKLGALLGEKYKLPKGVKKEIASLCDEMSSMKALLVELAKMDGELDAQHKAWRDEVRDLSYDMEDCVDTITDDLDCAGARALSLNMITTLMAAHKIAGQIKGLKSRVVEAGKRRDRYKLGERAGASCRSPVAIDPRLCALYSVSDRLVGIDGPKNKLMELLRAEQHGARALKVVAVVGFGGMGKTTLATQVHEKVAGQFDCTALVSVSQNRRMNEIFSEILSKVGDSVPSCLTDEHQLISRLRAQLNDKRYLIVIDDLWTIEAWDTIKCAFVENSLASRVIATTRIEGVAQACCSDFDGHVYNMKPLSDLDSRRLFHRRIFPSQDDCPEKLKDVSTEILKKCEGVPLVIFSVASILASQKEVHSKELWENIKNYLGFQLAQNPDIHLMRHVLNLGYINLPLDLRTCMLYLGIFPEDSKIMKAELVKRWVAEGFVTGHGYSPEEIAEHFFNELINKNMIQIAELDDCGHVLSCRVHDIMLDFIIVKSTEENFITVIKGSPAVSDPPCMKGHLHARRLSLQFGTSEGKKDLLGSMALTKARSFSFWGPVQRMPSLTSFQQLRVLHIDACGSRNEQYDMSPICIFTKLKYLRIRGIGCKKLLTQLWKLRNLKTLEIVGDDIRDSLHLEQLPTTLSHLTVPHTMQPVGKISRLLALRTLGELSIDIKDVKNIKGLGDLCDLKELKLVLRRGISKEACNDLAPSLCRQGRLQSLTIRMYGSLETDDVLACWSLPSHNLRRLHVLGLPFSTVPQDLVGHLDNLRSLKIHVSFLPRDGAEVLARLTLLVHLTLHVKKHVHEERVVFRTASFPNLQDFVFRYEEVCLVFEAGAMHKLQSLTVECYEEAERHAGELLDGIVRLGSLVSFKAIFYKKERKGDCIILQSARTGNASFQSYAPPQPKFWDRDSLEAQLRKAISKHPGTSHVCTQSV